DNA from Dietzia lutea:
CCGGCACGACGTCAAGGCCCGCATCGAGGAGTTCAACGATCTCGCCGGGCACGAGCACATCCACAAGGGCATGACGAGCCGGGACCTCACCGAGAACGTCGAGCAGCTGCAGGTGGTGCGCTCGCTCGAGCTGGTGCGCGACCGGGGCGTCGCCGCGGCCCGTCGCCTGGCCGAGCACGCCGTGGCCCACCGCGACACGGTCATGGCGGGACGCAGCCACAACGTCGCCGCGCAGGCCACCACCCTCGGTAAGCGCTTCGCCTCCGCCGCCGACGAGCTGCTGGTCGCACTCGAGCGGGTCGAGTCGCTCCTCGAGCGGTATCCGCTGCGCGGCATCAAGGGCCCGATGGGCACCGCTCAGGACATGCTCGACCTCCTCGGCGGGGACGCCGCCAAGATGGCCGAGCTCGAGGGGCGGATCGCCGAGCACCTGGGCTTCGCCCGCACCTTCGACTCGGTCGGGCAGGTCTACCCGCGGTCGCTGGACCACGAGGTCGTCTCCGCGCTCGTGCAGCTCGGGGCGGGCCCGTCCTCGCTGGCGCAGACCATCCGCCTCATGGCCGGTCACGAGCTCGTCACCGAGGGCTTCCAGCCCGGGCAGGTCGGCTCGTCGGCGATGCCGCACAAGATGAACACCCGCTCGTGCGAGCGGGTCAACGGCCTGCAGGTGGTCCTGCGCGGCTACGGCTCCATGGCCGCCGAGCTCGCGGGCGCGCAGTGGAACGAGGGCGACGTGTTCTGCTCGGTGGTCCGTCGCGTCGCGCTGCCGGACGCGTTCTTCGCGCTGGACGGCATGTTCGAGACCTTCCTGACCGTCCTCGACGAGTTCGGCGCCTACCCCGCGGTGATCGACAAGGAGCTGCAGCGCTACCTGCCGTTCCTCGCCACCACCAAGGTGCTCATGGCCGCGGTGCGCGCCGGGGTCGGTCGCGAGCTCGCCCACGAGGCGATCAAGGAGAACGCCGTCGCCGTGGCCCTGGCCATGCGCGAGGAGGGCCGCGAGCCCGACCTCATCGACCGGCTCGCCGCGGACGACCGACTGCCCCTTGACCGCCCGGCGCTGGAGTCGGCGCTGGAGGATCGCGCGGCGTTCGTCGGCGCGGCCGGCGACCAGGTCGATGCCGTGGCCGCACGCGTCGAGGCGCTCGTCGCCCGCCACCCGGAGGCCGCCGGCTACGCGCCGGGCTCAATTCTGTAGACCCCGGGCGGGCCCGTCGCGCGGCTGCTGTCGTCCCTGCTCCCGTGGATCGGGGGCTGCCGCGCTGCGCACGCGGACCGTGCAGCCGCGCTGGGCACGTGGACCGCGCAGCCGCTCCTCGGCATGGCGTCTCACTCTCGCCCCTGTCCGCGTCGTTCACAGCCGCTCCTCGGCATGGCGTCTCGCCTGCCCCGGCGCGCGGGCCAGACGCCATCGTGGCGGGCGGGAGTATTGGCCGCAGGGCAGCCGCTCCTTGGGATGGCGTCTCGCTCGTGGCCCGGTCACCCGAGGCCACCGGCGCGGACCGGGCCCGGCCGTGTTCGCCACCGCGCAGTAACGCTCGGGACCACGGCGGGATAGAGGCTTGTACACGAACGGCGGCGGGCCCTTCCGCGGCCGGCGACAGTGGCCGACTTCAGAAGCGGATGTGAACGAATGAACACCAGGCCCAGTGGTTCCCTCGGCGGAGCGCTCTACGACGCGTTCGGTGCTGTCCAGTCCGGACTCGCCACCGCGAGCTCGGCGATCGGGATCGACCCGGCGGCGTTCATGGAGCAGTTCCACGTGCCCATCGCCTTCTCGCTGATGCCGCTGGGCGTGGGCAGCCTCATCCTGG
Protein-coding regions in this window:
- the purB gene encoding adenylosuccinate lyase is translated as MTAQNASPARAAKPRISNVLASRYASVDLATLWSAEHKIVLERQLWIAVLRAQRDLGIDVPDGVIEAYEAVIDRVDLASIAERERVTRHDVKARIEEFNDLAGHEHIHKGMTSRDLTENVEQLQVVRSLELVRDRGVAAARRLAEHAVAHRDTVMAGRSHNVAAQATTLGKRFASAADELLVALERVESLLERYPLRGIKGPMGTAQDMLDLLGGDAAKMAELEGRIAEHLGFARTFDSVGQVYPRSLDHEVVSALVQLGAGPSSLAQTIRLMAGHELVTEGFQPGQVGSSAMPHKMNTRSCERVNGLQVVLRGYGSMAAELAGAQWNEGDVFCSVVRRVALPDAFFALDGMFETFLTVLDEFGAYPAVIDKELQRYLPFLATTKVLMAAVRAGVGRELAHEAIKENAVAVALAMREEGREPDLIDRLAADDRLPLDRPALESALEDRAAFVGAAGDQVDAVAARVEALVARHPEAAGYAPGSIL